The following are encoded together in the Chaetodon auriga isolate fChaAug3 chromosome 4, fChaAug3.hap1, whole genome shotgun sequence genome:
- the LOC143320160 gene encoding caspase-6-like, with protein MSDTTEDRYGGSVAKDSQTATDRAACTENLTETDAFIRSSSALDPAEEYMMDGKRRGLALIFNQERFFWRLGLNDRHGTNADRYNLEKRLKELNFEVKAFDDYKLADVLDKIHEAAEADHSDVDCFLLVFLSHGENDHVYAYDEKISIQDITSLFKGDRCRSLVGKPKIFILQACRGDKHDDPVTACDAVDSELKTNEVVVDASAMHTLPAGADFIMCYSVAEGYYSHRETINGSWYVQDLCELLQKYGTSLEFTELLTLVNRKVSMRSVGNCVDRSAIGKKQVPCFASMLTKKLYFRPKK; from the exons ATGTCTGACACGACGGAGGACAGATATGGAG GAAGTGTTGCTAAAGACAGCCAGACAGCGACGGACAGGGCGG CGTGCACGGAGAACCTGACAGAGACCGACGCCTTCATCAGAAG CTCTTCAGCTTTGGATCCTGCGGAGGAGTACATGATGGATGGCAAGCGACGAGGCCTCGCGCTCATCTTTAACCAGGAGCGCTTCTTCTGGCGCCTTGGGTTGAATGACAGGCACGGGACCAACGCTGACCGCTACAACCTGGAGAAAAG ACTGAAGGAGCTCAACTTTGAAGTGAAGGCCTTCGACGACTACAAACTGGCAGATGTCTTAGATAAAATCCACGAAG ccgcGGAGGCCGACCACTCGGACGTAGACTGCTTTTTGCTCGTCTTCCTGAGCCACGGCGAGAATGATCACGTTTACGCCTACGATGAAAAGATCAGCATTCAGGACATCACGTCCTTGTTCAAAGGAGACCGCTGCAGGAGCCTCGTGGGAAAGCCAAAGATCTTCATATTACAG GCGTGCCGCGGAGACAAGCACGACGATCCAGTGACCGCCTGCGATGCCGTGGACAGCGAGTTGAAGACGAACGAGGTGGTGGTGGACGCCAGCGCCATGCACACCCTCCCTGCCGGGGCTGATTTCATCATGTGCTACTCCGTGGCTGAAG GTTACTATTCCCACCGGGAGACCATAAACGGCTCCTGGTACGTCCAGGACCTTTGCGAGCTGCTGCAGAAGTATGGGACCTCCCTGGAATTCACAGAGTTGCTCACGCTGGTCAACCGGAAAGTGTCGATGAGGAGCGTCGGGAACTGTGTCGACCGCAGTGCCATTGGGAAGAAGCAGGTGCCTTGCTTTGCCTCCATGCTCACCAAGAAACTCTACTTCCGaccaaaaaagtaa